DNA sequence from the Rattus rattus isolate New Zealand chromosome 2, Rrattus_CSIRO_v1, whole genome shotgun sequence genome:
ACTGTGCCCAAGGCTTCAAAAACAAGTCATTCTACTGCTCAGGTGCTCTGAAATAACTCAGTATTTTCTGAGTCTATAAAGATGATAATTCTGTCACCAGTAGTTAGATGTTAGAGTAGTCCTGAAAACTGCCTGTCTGCTAAAGATTATCCTGCAGGGAATTTTACTCCATGTGAGCCTGGGAGAGAGATGCCATCTATGGGCTACAGGGATAAGTAGTTCTCAGTCCTAATTTTGTAGGCAATTTCATGCTTTCTATGAAGTTTTTTGTAGAGGcactaaattttcttttctttctttttttttaggcagTCTTAATGAAAGTAAACTTACCTAAAACAAAAGCAGTAAGATTTTAATAGctagaaagaattttatttataccCTTTAGAAAAAAACCCTTGCTAAATTCAAAGTAATCTTAGAGTTATAACTTTCTGATTAACATGATTTCTTGTAAAGGTTCATTCTTTGATACTTAGATAACTAAAGTAAAACTTTGCTTAATGCCTTTTCCAAGATAAGTCATTTCGAGGCTTACAAATAACagatatttgtataatatataaaactcTTCTGGAATTGAAAGTTTAGTGCTTACATTTTCACCTTAACTTATTATTCCTAAGGCTGTAATTTTTATTGGTACATGGTAATTTCAGCTCTACATTACAGCTGAATTAATAAATTCTTACAAGTAGGTAAGAATATAAGCTGTGATTTTTGCCCAATACCAGAAAAAATGTGGTTTATGATTAAGAACATTTTAGAAATACATTTGCATCACTTCACAATAGCAGTTTTAAAAgataagtaatataaaatattttgtcacTTCAGAAGTCTGACTTAAAGACTTAGGAAGAGAGACTTAGCAAAGGAATATGTGAATAAAACTATGCTATGAAAGGTGTGGATAATAGTCCAAATTTTGTTGCTAGGTTGAAACTAGACTCCAAGAAGAATGATTCAGGATAATTGTTAAACCTGAAGGTTATAGTGAGAGGAGAAATACCAAGAAACCAGGCTTGGTGTTGATATGAAAACCCTGAATTGCTGAGTCTTTCATCCTTCCCCTCACACTAGGCAGGGTGGGACCCTGGATTAGAGGAAAGGTTAAGTCTACAGAGCTATGGCTCTCTAAGTAGAATGGATGTATTTCCATAACATAGGCTTACAAGTAACACGTTGAAATAGTTAACTGTGTATTCTATTTCgtcatttttgtcattttctgtGTATTCCCCTGTCCATCAAGCCATTCTTTTAAGGACTTAAATTTGGCAAAAGAAATGATAGGGCAGCATTgttaacaaatatctataaaatTTCCCAAATAGGACAGTTTCAAGTGCCAGAGTCTTTATATAAGTAAGGTTGTGTGTAACTGATTTTAGGTGTACAGCAATTATTCCATTAAGCTATCTCTCTTTTGCAACCTTCCAGGAAAAATCAACTTTGAAATGACCAACCTGACTTGGTTTTCCTCATTTGTGTTAGAAGCCCCTTTCCATCAACCTCTTTtgttccaagatttttttttctatttatgtattaAAGAATCCGAGATTTTGAAGTgggaaaaaatgtattattttcctGTTGTCAATATGAAATatgcatgcttttattttttaaatattgatagaggatttatgtttaaaatgtatgttCTTTGTTCTTATTAGATCATATTGGAATGTCTATGTATTtagttatattaaaaataaaattataattttacagtGACAAAATATTTTAGCATCTGCTAAATAAAGTGTATTTTGAGTATTTTCATatcaatttctgttttgtttcatatcTTGAGAAGAAAATGGCCATTGCCAATGAAAATATACACTATTTTATTACAGATATACTACTGCAGAAGGAAAATGACTAAAATTGAAGTAAGCTTTCAACCTTAGAAAAAGtaatgaataaatgtattttcttttcagaatgaaATGCTGACTCTTAAAgccaaagacatttattttagtattttcagaGGTTTGGTAGAGTCAGAATTTCAGTGAAAGTATTTTCAAGTTATCCTAGACCATGGAAGAATTTataatgttattttctatttatagaaTATTACCCTTGGTATTTTCTACTAAACATACAGCATATTGGGTTTTAAAATGGCAGGAAATGCTACGTGTCAACACATTGCATCTTTCTTCCTGGTTGGTATACCTGGACTGGAAAATTTTCACTGCTGGATTGGCATCCTTGTTTGTCTCCTATTTGTCCTGACTCTGCTGGGGAACAGCATAATCATTGCTACTATCAAGTTAGAGCCAAGTCTCCACCagcccatgtatttcttcctttgcatGCTGGCAATGAATGACATGTGTCTTTCCTCTTCTGCAGCTCTGAAGATGCTTGGCATCTTCTGGTTTGATGCACATTGGATCAACTTTGATGCCTGTCTAACTCAAATGTATTTTATCCACACTCTGTGCATCATGGAATCAGCCATCCTAGTTGCCATGGCATTTGATCGCTTTGTGGCCATTTGTGTCCCTCTTCATTATGCATCAATCCTGACAACATCTATGGTGACTAAACTAGGTCTTGTTTGCCTAATCAGAGGTGTGCTATTGATTTTGCCATGTCCTTTTCTCATTAAGAGGCTGCCTTACTATACAAAATATGTCATCCCTCATGCCTACTGTGAACACATGGCTGTGGTGAAATTGGCAAGTGGCAACACTCTCATTAACAGAGCATATGGAATCTCTGTGGCCCTTTCAGTTATTATAGTGGATATAGGACTGATAGGGACATCCTATGTAAAAATCCTCCAGTCAGTGTTTTGGCTCTCTTCCCAGAATGCTCGCTCTAAAGCCCTGGGTACATGTGCTGCACATGTCTGCACTATCCTTGTTTCCTATACACCTGCACTGTTTAGCTTCCTAACTCACCGCATTGGCAAGAATGTACCTCCAAGTGTTCACATCAGTATTGCCAGTGTGTACCTTTTAGTACCTTCCGCAGTTAATCCGGTAGTGTATGGTGTCAAGACCAAACAGATTCGTGATAGAGTGATAGATCTTTTCTTTACACACAAGAAGTTCCctgaaaagtaaaacatttccACAGAACTAGTTTTAGCAGATTCTGTTCTATGCAGTCAGGGCACATTAAAAACAGGCAACTTctgcttttaaaactttattgtttTAACTAATATTTCTGTAGGACATATCTTATGCTACAATGCACTGGTGTATttactcaattttattttattcaaaatacttATAGAAGTATATCACTTACATAAATAATGTAAcaggttttaaaattttagctcaaatttatttaaaactaaaCTTTGCAGACTACCTTTATATCTGACCATCTCTATAGTAACAATCAGCTCTCTATGAGAGCTTTCCTGACAAAATACGTGcagtatttcattttttatttccattatataatatgtattttaatcattACTCCTATCCTTAAAGCCCAAAAATCCAGTTAGAAAAATATCTAAAGCTAATTATGTTCCTTAAAtttagcagaaaaaaatatattataaagttGGAATGACTTGAGACAGTCCTGAAGGTGAATATTTTGTTGAATAATTGTTACAAGTGGGTTTCTGATGTAAGGAAATGTAGGCTCCAAAAATGTGGATCTGTgttttgttataaataaaatcaaaatagtcTAATAGTTGTGAAATGcttaattttccttatttttatttagattaaaaCATCATTCAGAGCATTCTACAGTCACAAGACTGTAGGTAATGGGAAAGCGATATGAAGAATGGACTTCGTAAAGGGTGAAAGGAGGGTCTCCATCATATGGTACCTCCTCTCCCTGTGCTATAGTGTACTGGTATTTGACAGTGGACTTCACGATTTTTATCTGAATGATAATAATTCCAGGGCAGccattatataatttaaaagtaaaatggaaaacaaatgctaaaatatttcaaaatatataagaaaaaatctAGAAAACACTATAGAGGATGGGGAAAGTAATAAATTGGAATGTAGAGTCTTGTTTCAAAAAGGCTAATAGTTATCTAAAGGAAAATCGCAGTAAAAAGTGAATTGTCTAAATATACCTGAAACCACTTGCATATTTTCAGAGTGCATAAAGTACAATACAAGTTGTGTAGTCTGTAGGAAAAACCCACTTTGTTTTTGAAACCtccagttttacttttaaatatttttatggaactatTCTGAAATATAAAACGAACAGTACATGTGTCCTGGTAGAGAAGGATATGCATTCTGTGCATTTATCATTAAACTCAACTCTCTCTGCCTTAAACATTTGCCATTTTTGAAATCAAATCAACATGGCAAAAAAATTGAGCAATGAAAGAAATTCTTCTTTCCCTAAATAACAATTTATTAGTATTTATGACAGATGTGATATAGATGAATGCTCTAAGATTTTTCATTATAGtaattaattcaattaaaatgcTAATATGAAAATtccagaataaatttttaaagaatatatgatAAATGTAGCATAAAATAACGTATGGAACTGGGa
Encoded proteins:
- the LOC116894021 gene encoding putative olfactory receptor 52P1; protein product: MAGNATCQHIASFFLVGIPGLENFHCWIGILVCLLFVLTLLGNSIIIATIKLEPSLHQPMYFFLCMLAMNDMCLSSSAALKMLGIFWFDAHWINFDACLTQMYFIHTLCIMESAILVAMAFDRFVAICVPLHYASILTTSMVTKLGLVCLIRGVLLILPCPFLIKRLPYYTKYVIPHAYCEHMAVVKLASGNTLINRAYGISVALSVIIVDIGLIGTSYVKILQSVFWLSSQNARSKALGTCAAHVCTILVSYTPALFSFLTHRIGKNVPPSVHISIASVYLLVPSAVNPVVYGVKTKQIRDRVIDLFFTHKKFPEK